One genomic region from Bos javanicus breed banteng chromosome 14, ARS-OSU_banteng_1.0, whole genome shotgun sequence encodes:
- the LOC133260396 gene encoding serine protease 40-like isoform X1 produces the protein MPWGPREPRSAQSDRRCRTGRMDITAAEGLGPGWKVACMLAVVLLCLHSLLPHTKVAGTTDGPPVSAVSSCGKTAVTGKIIGGKNTVDKRWPWQAGLLYQGMFICGASLISDYWVISAAHCFQMSHKPSDYKILLGYYQLEKPTSYSQLAAVYRLFIHADYNKRYYQESDITLLQLYRPAKFSDSIRTVCLPEVNIQLLDLILCWITGWGMVNDQELLPTPRTLQEARVGFLDNSFCESILKPPETINQTIAIQDGMLCAADFLAGKSVCRGDSGGPLVCKLNDTWYLMGLASFSTPCEKPIGPGIFTKVSYFNQWITEKQKSSPNPDPSTAPPEEKPPALFSFNSLGNVHKPRNFLVLVASQTFLLLLIFLWTMGL, from the exons ATGCCCTGGGGCCCACGCGAGCCGAGGTCAGCTCAGTCAGATCGCAGATGCAGGACCGGCCGGATGGATATCACGGCAGCCGAGGGCTTAGGGCCAGGCTGGAAGGTAGCCTGCATGCTAGCTGTTGTCCTGCTCTGCCTGCACTCACTCCTGCCGCACACCAAGGTGGCTGGGACCACAGATGGACCACCAGTGTCTGCCGTGTCAT CATGTGGGAAGACTGCCGTAACTGGGAAGATCattggtggcaagaatacagttGACAAACGCTGGCCTTGGCAAGCAGGTCTTCTCTACCAGGGTATGTTTATCTGTGGAGCTTCCCTCATCAGTGACTACTGGGTGATCTCAGCTGCCCACTGCTTCCAAAT GTCCCATAAGCCATCTGACTACAAAATCTTGCTGGGGTACTATCAACTAGAAAAACCTACTTCCTACAGTCAGTTGGCAGCAGTGTACCGACTCTTCATCCACGCTGACTATAACAAACGCTACTACCAGGAGAGTGACATAACTCTCTTGCAGCTGTATCGGCCTGCAAAGTTTTCTGACTCGATCCGCACCGTCTGCCTCCCGGAAGTTAATATCCAGTTGCTCGATCTTATCCTCTGCTGGATAACCGGCTGGGGGATGGTCAATGACCAAG AGCTCCTACCTACTCCCAGAACACTGCAGGAAGCACGGGTTGGCTTTTTGGATAATTCATTTTGTGAATCGATTTTGAAACCGCCAGAAACGATCAACCAAACAATTGCTATACAGGACGGCATGTTGTGCGCTGCAGACTTCCTCGCAGGAAAGTCTGTCTGCCGA GGCGATTCTGGGGGACCCCTCGTCTGCAAATTAAATGACACCTGGTATCTGATGGGGCTGGCCAGCTTTAGCACACCCTGTGAGAAGCCCATAGGCCCCGGCATCTTCACCAAAGTCTCCTACttcaaccaatggatcactgagaAGCAGAAAAGCTCGCCCAATCCTGACCCTTCAACTGCTCCTCCTGAGGAGAAACCTCCTGCTCTGTTCAGCTTTAATTCTCTGGGCAATGTCCACAAGCCCAGGAACTTCCT
- the LOC133260396 gene encoding serine protease 40-like isoform X3: protein MPWGPREPRSAQSDRRCRTGRMDITAAEGLGPGWKVACMLAVVLLCLHSLLPHTKVAGTTDGPPVSAVSSCGKTAVTGKIIGGKNTVDKRWPWQAGLLYQGMFICGASLISDYWVISAAHCFQMSHKPSDYKILLGYYQLEKPTSYSQLAAVYRLFIHADYNKRYYQESDITLLQLYRPAKFSDSIRTVCLPEVNIQLLDLILCWITGWGMVNDQELLPTPRTLQEARVGFLDNSFCESILKPPETINQTIAIQDGMLCAADFLAGKSVCRILETSLPPCLDTLALPPTMAAPVGRQDFTLSTFWV, encoded by the exons ATGCCCTGGGGCCCACGCGAGCCGAGGTCAGCTCAGTCAGATCGCAGATGCAGGACCGGCCGGATGGATATCACGGCAGCCGAGGGCTTAGGGCCAGGCTGGAAGGTAGCCTGCATGCTAGCTGTTGTCCTGCTCTGCCTGCACTCACTCCTGCCGCACACCAAGGTGGCTGGGACCACAGATGGACCACCAGTGTCTGCCGTGTCAT CATGTGGGAAGACTGCCGTAACTGGGAAGATCattggtggcaagaatacagttGACAAACGCTGGCCTTGGCAAGCAGGTCTTCTCTACCAGGGTATGTTTATCTGTGGAGCTTCCCTCATCAGTGACTACTGGGTGATCTCAGCTGCCCACTGCTTCCAAAT GTCCCATAAGCCATCTGACTACAAAATCTTGCTGGGGTACTATCAACTAGAAAAACCTACTTCCTACAGTCAGTTGGCAGCAGTGTACCGACTCTTCATCCACGCTGACTATAACAAACGCTACTACCAGGAGAGTGACATAACTCTCTTGCAGCTGTATCGGCCTGCAAAGTTTTCTGACTCGATCCGCACCGTCTGCCTCCCGGAAGTTAATATCCAGTTGCTCGATCTTATCCTCTGCTGGATAACCGGCTGGGGGATGGTCAATGACCAAG AGCTCCTACCTACTCCCAGAACACTGCAGGAAGCACGGGTTGGCTTTTTGGATAATTCATTTTGTGAATCGATTTTGAAACCGCCAGAAACGATCAACCAAACAATTGCTATACAGGACGGCATGTTGTGCGCTGCAGACTTCCTCGCAGGAAAGTCTGTCTGCCGA ATACTGGAGACCAGCCTTCCACCCTGCTTGGACACacttgcactcccaccaacaatgGCTGCTCCAGTTGGCCGCCAGGACTTCACACTGTCCACGTTTTGGGTTTAA